In Juglans microcarpa x Juglans regia isolate MS1-56 chromosome 4S, Jm3101_v1.0, whole genome shotgun sequence, a single window of DNA contains:
- the LOC121262333 gene encoding tetraspanin-8-like — protein sequence MFRVSNNLVGILNLVTFLLSIPILVAGIWLSKQADTECERWLEKPVIVLAVFLMLVSLAGLIGACCKVSWLLWFYLLVMFLLILLLTVFTIFAFVVTNKGAGEALSERGYKEYRLGDYSNWLQDRVNNNKNWNKIKSCLHDSKVCSSFADKYLNDTVQQFYAEHLSSLQSGCCKPSNDCNFTYVKPTEWSKTMGVAYPNPDCNAWDNDPKVLCFNCESCKAGLLDNIKSNWKKVAIVNIIFLVFLIVVYSVGCCAFRNNRKDNAYWSRY from the exons ATGTTCCGCGTCAGCAACAACCTGGTGGGGATCCTCAACCTGGTCACCTTCCTTCTCTCCATCCCGATCCTCGTCGCCGGTATATGGCTGAGCAAACAGGCCGACACTGAGTGCGAGCGCTGGCTGGAGAAGCCCGTCATCGTCCTGGCCGTCTTTCTCATGCTCGTCTCCCTCGCCGGCCTCATCGGGGCCTGCTGCAAGGTCTCCTGGCTCCTCTGGTTCTACCTCCTTGTTATgttcctcctcatcctcctcctaaCCGTCTTCACCATTTTCGCCTTCGTCGTAACCAACAAGGGCGCCGGAGAGGCCCTCTCCGAGCGAGGATACAAGGAGTACAGGCTCGGTGACTACTCTAACTGGCTCCAGGACAGggtcaacaacaacaaaaactgGAACAAGATTAAGAGTTGCTTGCACGACAGCAAAGTCTGTTCCAGTTTCGCGGACAAGTACCTAAACGACACCGTCCAGCAATTCTATGCCGAGCACCTCTCCTCGCTTCAG TCTGGTTGCTGTAAGCCATCAAATGACTGTAATTTCACCTATGTGAAACCAACGGAATGGAGCAAGACCATGGGTGTTGCCTATCCTAACCCCGACTGCAATGCATGGGACAATGATCCAAAGGTTTTATGCTTCAATTGTGAGTCATGCAAGGCTGGATTGCTGGACAACATTAAAAGTAACTGGAAGAAGGTGGCTATTGTCAACATCATATTCCTTGTCTTCCTCATTGTTGTGTACTCTGTTGGATGCTGTGCGTTCAGAAACAATAGGAAGGACAATGCTTATTGGAGTCGATACTAG